From one Lycium barbarum isolate Lr01 chromosome 6, ASM1917538v2, whole genome shotgun sequence genomic stretch:
- the LOC132645642 gene encoding CRS2-associated factor 1, mitochondrial isoform X3, whose product MLRFFSRHKNQIPSLSSTRHLSSATRHLLATAATPNTSSNLYSKYSFIPPPSLKPQNPNPTQPNKQPKPRYRPPSSLDRTGSKPVQSKLPFDFRFSYTESSTDVRPIGLREPKYSPFGPGKLDRVWTGVCAPVVDPKVGSPEDEKMVEEKRRVERERIQGESLTNAERKALVERSQRHKTKRQVNLGRDGLTHNMLNDIHNNWKHAEAVRIKCMGVPTVDMKNVCTQLEDKTFGKIIHRHGGLLVLYRGRNYHPKKRPVIPLMLWKPHEPVYPRLIKTTIDGLSIEETKEMRKRGLAVPALTKLAKNGYYGSLVPMVRDAFLTEELVRIDCKGLPKSDYKKIGCKLRYYTSLTNVVGGSQCTRSQNH is encoded by the exons ATGCTCCGCTTCTTCTCCCGCCACAAAAACCAAATCCCCTCACTCTCCTCCACGCGCCACCTCTCCTCCGCCACGCGCCACCTCTTAGCCACTGCCGCCACCCCCAACACTTCCTCAAACCTGTATTCAAAATACTCCTTCATACCCCCACCTTCCCTCAAACCCCAAAACCCTAACCCCACCCAACCCAACAAGCAGCCCAAACCCCGTTACCGCCCCCCATCCTCACTAGACCGGACCGGTTCGAAACCGGTTCAGTCCAAACTCCCCTTCGACTTCCGTTTCAGTTACACTGAGAGCAGTACGGATGTTCGGCCCATTGGGCTTCGAGAGCCCAAGTACTCACCTTTCGGGCCTGGAAAGTTGGATAGAGTGTGGACTGGTGTGTGCGCACCTGTTGTTGACCCTAAAGTGGGGTCCCCTGAAGATGAGAAAATGGTGGAAGAGAAGAGAAGGGTTGAGAGAGAGAGGATTCAAGGAGAGAGTTTGACGAATGCGGAGAGGAAAGCACTTGTTGAAAGGTCCCAGAGGCATAAAACCAAGCGCCAAGTCAATTTGG GGAGAGATGGTTTAACGCATAACATGTTGAATGATATTCATAACAACTGGAAACATGCTGAAGCTGTAAGAATAAAATGCATGGGTGTGCCTACAGTTGATATGAAGAATGTTTGCACTCAGTTGGAG GATAAGACATTTGGTAAAATCATCCACAGACATGGTGGTTTACTTGTGCTCTACAGAGGAAGGAATTATCATCCCAAGAAGAGGCCTGTTATCCCCTTAATGCTATGGAAACCTCACGAGCCTGTATATCCCAGGCTTATAAAAACTACTATTGATGGCTTGAGTATCGAGGAAACCAAGGAAATGAGAAAAAGAGGATTAGCTGTTCCTGCATTAACAAAACTAG CCAAAAATGGTTACTATGGCAGTCTTGTACCGATGGTACGAGATGCTTTTCTCACTGAGGAGCTAGTTCGGATAGATTGTAAAGGCCTTCCAAAGAGTGATTACAAGAAAATAGGCTGCAAGCTGAGG
- the LOC132645642 gene encoding CRS2-associated factor 1, mitochondrial isoform X2, translated as MLRFFSRHKNQIPSLSSTRHLSSATRHLLATAATPNTSSNLYSKYSFIPPPSLKPQNPNPTQPNKQPKPRYRPPSSLDRTGSKPVQSKLPFDFRFSYTESSTDVRPIGLREPKYSPFGPGKLDRVWTGVCAPVVDPKVGSPEDEKMVEEKRRVERERIQGESLTNAERKALVERSQRHKTKRQVNLGRDGLTHNMLNDIHNNWKHAEAVRIKCMGVPTVDMKNVCTQLEDKTFGKIIHRHGGLLVLYRGRNYHPKKRPVIPLMLWKPHEPVYPRLIKTTIDGLSIEETKEMRKRGLAVPALTKLAKNGYYGSLVPMVRDAFLTEELVRIDCKGLPKSDYKKIGCKLRQYYTSLTNVVGGSQCTRSQNH; from the exons ATGCTCCGCTTCTTCTCCCGCCACAAAAACCAAATCCCCTCACTCTCCTCCACGCGCCACCTCTCCTCCGCCACGCGCCACCTCTTAGCCACTGCCGCCACCCCCAACACTTCCTCAAACCTGTATTCAAAATACTCCTTCATACCCCCACCTTCCCTCAAACCCCAAAACCCTAACCCCACCCAACCCAACAAGCAGCCCAAACCCCGTTACCGCCCCCCATCCTCACTAGACCGGACCGGTTCGAAACCGGTTCAGTCCAAACTCCCCTTCGACTTCCGTTTCAGTTACACTGAGAGCAGTACGGATGTTCGGCCCATTGGGCTTCGAGAGCCCAAGTACTCACCTTTCGGGCCTGGAAAGTTGGATAGAGTGTGGACTGGTGTGTGCGCACCTGTTGTTGACCCTAAAGTGGGGTCCCCTGAAGATGAGAAAATGGTGGAAGAGAAGAGAAGGGTTGAGAGAGAGAGGATTCAAGGAGAGAGTTTGACGAATGCGGAGAGGAAAGCACTTGTTGAAAGGTCCCAGAGGCATAAAACCAAGCGCCAAGTCAATTTGG GGAGAGATGGTTTAACGCATAACATGTTGAATGATATTCATAACAACTGGAAACATGCTGAAGCTGTAAGAATAAAATGCATGGGTGTGCCTACAGTTGATATGAAGAATGTTTGCACTCAGTTGGAG GATAAGACATTTGGTAAAATCATCCACAGACATGGTGGTTTACTTGTGCTCTACAGAGGAAGGAATTATCATCCCAAGAAGAGGCCTGTTATCCCCTTAATGCTATGGAAACCTCACGAGCCTGTATATCCCAGGCTTATAAAAACTACTATTGATGGCTTGAGTATCGAGGAAACCAAGGAAATGAGAAAAAGAGGATTAGCTGTTCCTGCATTAACAAAACTAG CCAAAAATGGTTACTATGGCAGTCTTGTACCGATGGTACGAGATGCTTTTCTCACTGAGGAGCTAGTTCGGATAGATTGTAAAGGCCTTCCAAAGAGTGATTACAAGAAAATAGGCTGCAAGCTGAGG